In the Streptomyces collinus Tu 365 genome, one interval contains:
- a CDS encoding ATP-dependent DNA ligase: MTWTLPEPMLATSVSDPALPPGHAAEPKWDGWRALLSRDAHRLILRSRRGTNLEPCFPELRASAAQLPDATALDGELVVWDAAGRLAFERLQGRLQRRGADALRLAEQWPAHFVAFDLLRLSGSDTTRWSYSRRRAALENLFTDHRLTAPWVLCPSTTDPATVREWLTNWTAVGLEGVVYKRLEGKYEPSVRGWRKYKARETEDAIVGAFTGSPAAPRTLLLGRYNTDGRLHYVGRSTTLPQTAGRAVAGLLTPAGDDHPWRGWTFSAGWGSRESLHVALVEPELVVEVSVDVARDGAGRWRHAASWHRARPDLSPADVPVVEPGAAG, translated from the coding sequence ATGACCTGGACGCTGCCGGAGCCCATGCTCGCCACCTCCGTCTCCGATCCCGCCCTGCCCCCCGGGCACGCGGCGGAGCCGAAATGGGACGGCTGGAGAGCACTCCTGTCGAGGGACGCTCACCGTTTGATCCTGCGTTCCCGCAGGGGCACCAACCTCGAACCCTGCTTCCCCGAACTGCGCGCCAGCGCCGCACAACTCCCCGACGCGACGGCCTTGGACGGAGAGCTGGTCGTCTGGGACGCCGCGGGCCGCCTGGCGTTCGAGCGGCTGCAGGGCCGTCTTCAGCGCCGCGGCGCGGACGCGCTCCGCCTCGCCGAGCAGTGGCCGGCTCACTTCGTGGCCTTCGACCTGCTCCGGCTCTCCGGCAGCGACACGACCAGGTGGAGCTACAGCCGCCGCAGGGCCGCCCTGGAGAACCTCTTCACCGACCACCGGCTCACCGCACCCTGGGTGCTGTGCCCGTCGACCACCGATCCTGCGACCGTGCGCGAGTGGCTGACCAACTGGACGGCGGTCGGGCTCGAAGGCGTCGTCTACAAGAGGCTGGAGGGAAAGTACGAGCCGTCCGTCCGAGGCTGGAGAAAGTACAAGGCCAGGGAGACCGAGGACGCCATCGTCGGCGCGTTCACCGGCTCCCCGGCGGCGCCCCGCACGCTGTTGCTGGGCCGGTACAACACCGACGGACGCCTGCACTACGTCGGACGCAGCACCACGCTCCCGCAGACCGCAGGCCGGGCGGTCGCCGGGCTCCTCACCCCGGCCGGCGACGACCACCCCTGGAGGGGCTGGACATTCAGCGCCGGATGGGGCTCACGTGAAAGCCTGCACGTCGCCCTCGTGGAGCCGGAGTTGGTGGTGGAGGTCAGCGTCGACGTCGCACGCGACGGTGCAGGCCGGTGGCGGCACGCGGCGAGCTGGCACCGGGCACGCCCGGACCTGTCGCCCGCCGACGTCCCGGTCGTCGAGCCCGGGGCGGCGGGCTGA